From Lolium perenne isolate Kyuss_39 chromosome 5, Kyuss_2.0, whole genome shotgun sequence, a single genomic window includes:
- the LOC127299712 gene encoding LOW QUALITY PROTEIN: protein FAR1-RELATED SEQUENCE 11 (The sequence of the model RefSeq protein was modified relative to this genomic sequence to represent the inferred CDS: substituted 1 base at 1 genomic stop codon) encodes MGESSSGGHTEGCRTLDVDEAVLNTKITLCTVHECSESYTDELPSPVPELESAARAAHAHGPTSRSETQGWTRRPRHGKMPDEREIAPDRVSALEKAFRGFADRGADAVVLPSVGLTFDLIGEAYDFYNLYSWEAGFGIRYGKSRNNVKGTRSMQELLCVCAGKPKQQNTTSSRCQCPTLVRLLRTDDQGWFICEYRGTHNHRLLNTCAEKLHFPSHRHIDKYTRDLVAQLRANNVNLSKVYSIIGTFFGRLENVPFTKRCLRTLCGKISQEQADDDVKKTMEMFSELKAKDSEFTYQVRVDDESRIRTLIWTNGRSKLQYHHFGDVVTFDTTYKTNLYDMPFGLFVGVNNHFQSVLYAGVLMRDETVESFEWVFREFVRLMGGKKPITILTDQARAMEIAISTVLPEATHRWCKWHVLRKAKESLGTHYSKKSNFRTDFHNLVDEMLTVEEFETGWEEIVERYGLASNTFLIQAYEVRNKWAKPYFSGKFCAKQTSTQRSESANHMLKSYVPPACPMNVFVKQYGKLQYDREQEEGFQEKRTRLGGAVIKSNLPIERHASKVYTRAMFEMFGRVLFVAGSYEVEEIEPKRKYVASHINPDAMKYWYKSRFAVDVHDDCSYFTCECGRFEHMGMVCCHILKVMIFLRIRAIPSRHILKRWTVDARDILPDHIKHYQKDMGPPEASTFRHSAMYITALELVHMGDSNPDSFECVMTGLCELKSKAASLCGVKDGKSMLEKSKEASASMTASLDSRQSRLSTKKTTVVTSHRTGHDCSGDGSFVEGGGTGLVAEDNAEVSSTPTAGEVILPXERRLKRGQPSTARDKPPYETTGKRSRFCSICRGKGHKSTTCPDRGDTPVKPRKEAQCSNCGITGHRKTSCSKQLFSPFAAVADMTG; translated from the exons atgggaGAGAGCAGCTCGGGTGGACACACGGAAGGCTGCCG TACCCTCGACGTCGACGAAGCTGTGCTGAACACTAAAATTACACTGTGCACGGTCCATGAGTGTTCAGAAAGTTATACGGATGAGCTACCAAGCCCTGTACCAGAACTGGAAAGTGCCGCCCGAGCTGCTCATGCCCATGGACCAACATCTAGGTCTGAAACTCAAGGATGGACCAGGAG GCCTCGCCATGGCAAGATGCCAGACGAACGGGAGATCGCGCCGGACCGTGTATCAGCACTAGAGAAAGCGTTTAGAGGTTTCGCTGACCGAGGGGCGGATGCGGTGGTGCTTCCATCTGTAGGGCTGACATTTGATTTGATCGGGGAAGCTTACGATTTTTACAATCTTTATTCTTGGGAGGCTGGGTTTGGTATAAGGTATGGCAAAAGCAGAAACAATGTCAAAGGCACTAGGTCGATGCAAGAGCTGCTATGTGTTTGCGCG GGTAAGCCAAAGCAGCAGAACACTACGTCCAGCCGGTGCCAGTGTCCGACACTTGTCAGGCTCCTAAGGACAGATGATCAGGGTTGGTTCATATGTGAGTACAGGGGGACACACAACCACAGACTGTTGAACACATGTGCGGAGAAGCTGCACTTCCCGTCGCACAGGCACATTGACAAGTACACAAGAGATCTGGTCGCTCAACTGCGTGCGAACAATGTCAACCTCAGCAAGGTGTACAGCATCATAGGCACATTTTTTGGAAGGCTAGAGAACGTCCCATTCACAAAAAGGTGCCTCAGGACTCTGTGTGGCAAGATAAGTCAAGAACAGGCAGACGACGACGTCAAAAAGACAATGGAGATGTTCTCGGAGCTGAAGGCAAAGGACAGCGAGTTCACGTACCAGGTCCGAGTTGATGATGAAAGTAGGATACGCACCCTGATATGGACAAACGGACGGAGCAAGCTCCAGTACCACCATTTTGGGGATGTTGTCACATTCGACACCACATACAAAACAAACCTGTATGACATGCCCTTTGGGCTGTTCGTTGGAGTGAACAACCACTTCCAGAGTGTGTTGTATGCTGGGGTGTTGATGAGGGACGAGACGGTTGAGAGTTTCGAGTGGGTTTTCAGGGAATTTGTTAGGTTGATGGGTGGGAAAAAGCCAATAACAATCCTAACAG ACCAAGCAAGAGCTATGGAGATTGCCATAAGCACTGTATTGCCGGAAGCGACCCATCGTTGGTGCAAATGGCATGTTCTGAGGAAAGCGAAGGAGTCGCTTGGCACCCACTACAGCAAAAAGTCAAATTTCAGGACGGATTTCCACAATCTTGTTGATGAGATGCTGACAGTGGAGGAATTTGAGACTGGGTGGGAAGAGATCGTGGAGAGGTATGGGTTAGCATCGAATACATTCCTAATCCAGGCTTATGAGGTCAGAAACAAGTGGGCCAAACCATATTTCAGCGGCAAGTTCTGTGCAAAACAGACAAGCACGCAACGGAGCGAGAGCGCGAACCACATGCTTAAAAGCTATGTGCCCCCCGCCTGTCCGATGAATGTATTCGTGAAACAATATGGAAAATTGCAATACGACCGAGAGCAGGAGGAGGGGTTCCAGGAGAAGAGAACCAGGCTG GGTGGCGCTGTCATAAAATCCAATCTGCCCATCGAGCGGCATGCCAGCAAGGTGTACACGCGGGCAATGTTCGAGATGTTCGGCAGGGTTCTGTTTGTTGCCGGTTCGTACGAGGTAGAGGAGATTGAACCTAAGAGAAAATATGTCGCCTCGCACATAAACCCAGATGCAATGAAATATTGGTACAAAAGCAGGTTTGCTGTCGATGTGCATGATGACTGCTCTTATTTTACTTGCGAGTGCGGTAGGTTTGAGCACATGGGCATGGTGTGCTGTCACATCCTTAAG GTTATGATTTTTTTGCGGATCCGCGCAATACCAAGTAGGCACATCCTAAAAAGGTGGACAGTGGATGCTAGGGACATACTACCCGATCATATTAAGCACTATCAGAAGGACATGGGCCCACCTGAAGCCTCGACCTTCAGACACTCTGCTATGTATATAACCGCACTTGAGTTGGTGCACATGGGAGATAGTAATCCGGACTCTTTCGAGTGTGTCATGACAGGGCTGTGTGAGCTCAAATCAAAGGCTgcatcgctgtgcggggtgaaggaTGGGAAGAGCATGTTGGAGAAATCGAAAGAGGCATCCGCTAGCATGACTGCTTCACTGGACTCCAGGCAGTCTAGACTGTCGACAAAGAAAACGACAGTGGTAACATCACATAGGACTGGACATGATTGCTCAGGGGATGGGTCCTTTGTCGAAGGAGGGGGAACTGGACTTGTGGCAGAAGACAATGCAGAAGTGTCGTCTACTCCCACCGCAGGTGAAGTGATATTACCATAGGAAAGGAGGCTGAAGCGAGGACAACCAAGCACGGCCAGGGACAAGCCGCCATACGAGACAACGGGCAAACGATCGAGGTTCTGTAGTATATGCCGGGGGAAAGGTCACAAGAGCACTACCTGCCCTGACAGGGGAGACACTCCAGTTAAACCAAGGAAGGAAGCACAATGCAGCAACTGTGGGATCACTGGACATAGGAAAACAAGTTGCTCCAAGCAACTCTTCAGCCCGTTTGCAGCGGTTGCAGACATGACAGGGTAG
- the LOC127303515 gene encoding uncharacterized protein: protein MYDLPFTNFTHLARKVLSVISQFTEYKKFLVEQTGFAGILKLPQITRLNLRFSKWLLQKIDVGNRSIVFGENPTRQIRFFAADVHKVFGIPCGPRDIHAPESQCSPNTIKFIRTALGMNDKGNQILKVSESVIARPLDEHTSSNLEKDCFKIAFVIFLMGHLLAPSTKHDNRSIDFWGALANTDNIQDFNWCEYVLQDLFAAVRTVKDDIAKNRTSTHLYGCHLWAQVFYLDNLELGIFNLRHSVMPRVAAFDDTQMRRMILQCSTTINGVEQWSCATVRDASQICYTRAIFDSPPDQITPTISRSRPPVFPHPTATLTGEHRSQTCSAQTKPSPTIPSTHLLTASDYANYMKATYPLLASSELGIILKQHNALDVQQANAARNNSINESTRFLDKLVEVLSATCICCSLRSLPCLVQQRPQDSHSNSSASNLFRRRLDQADSDADSSSTRSTKRCKHRGPADTAPQKDKQEMQTGKDTLA from the exons ATGTATGATCTGCCCTTCACCAACTTCACGCACCTCGCTCGTAAGGTTTTGTCAGTTATATCCCAGTTTACTGAGTATAAGAAATTTCTTGTTGAACAGACTGGGTTTGCTGGCATACTAAAGTTGCCACAGATTACTAGGCTGAACCTTAGATTTAGCAAATGGCTCCTGCAGAAAATAGATGTAGGCAACAGATCAATAGTTTTTGGTGAAAATCCAACTAGGCAGATAAGGTTCTTTGCCGCTGATGTCCACAAGGTTTTTGGTATACCATGTGGACCACGCGATATCCACGCACCTGAATCACAATGCTCTCCCAACACTATTAAATTCATTAGAACTGCTCTTGGGATGAATGACAAGGGTAACCAGATTCTGAAGGTCTCTGAAAGTGTTATAGCTAGGCCGCTGGACGAGCACACATCCAGCAACCTAGAGAAAGATTGTTTTAAAATCGCATTTGTCATTTTTTTGATGGGACACTTGCTTGCACCATCCACGAAGCACGACAACAGATCAATAGACTTCTGGGGTGCACTAGCCAATACAGACAACATCCAAGATTTCAACTGGTGTGAGTATGTCCTGCAAGATTTGTTCGCCGCCGTCAGAACTGTCAAGGATGACATTGCGAAAAACCGCACCAGTACCCACCTATACGGCTGCCATCTGTGGGCACAGGTTTTCTACCTCGACAACCTTGAACTAGGAATTTTTAACCTCCGACATTCAGTCATGCCCCGTGTAGCTGCATTCGACGACACACAGATGAGGCGAATGATACTGCAGTGCTCAACAACAATAAACGGTGTGGAGCAATGGAGTTGTGCAACC GTCCGGGATGCATCGCAAATATGCTATACGAGGGCCATATTTGATTCCCCTCCAGACCAGATCACTCCTACCATTTCCAGAAGCAGGCCGCCTGTGTTTCCTCACCCTACAGCAACACTAACCGGAGAGCACAGATCTCAAACTTGTTCGGCACAAACCAAGCCGTCCCCGACAATTCCAAGCACGCATCTGCTAACAGCTTCCGACTACGCCAACTACATGAAAGCTACATACCCACTCCTG GCATCGAGTGAGCTGGGTATCATTCTCAAGCAGCACAATGCTCTCGATGTCCAGCAAGCAAATGCCGCCAGGAACAACAGCATAAACGAGAGCACACGCTTCCTTGACAAATTGGTTGAAGTACTATCAGCTACATGCATTTGCTGCAGCCTCCGCTCCCTGCCCTGCTTAGTGCAGCAGAGACCTCAGGATTCCCACTCAAACTCCTCAGCGAGCAATTTGTTCAGACGCAGGCTCGACCAAGCTGATTCTGATG CTGACAGCTCATCGACAAGGAGCACAAAGAGGTGCAAGCACAGAGGACCTGCTGACACCGCGCCACAGAAAGATAAACAAGAAATGCAAACAGGCAAGGACACTCTGGCTTAG
- the LOC127299714 gene encoding uncharacterized protein, with protein sequence MGGTPDNMLPPKKRSTSDAMYDPDTKELIVYTATKCKRARAEINYVVCGRKKVNVSERTKCPFSLEVGFRAPTDKVAELGYRNMIFAKQADMKKLWVIHLTPTLLKMSGFDMLTEFHRYGCLGKKGYIAVTRMLADGENTWHSEGDLTRWRHPMPLEWAEEVMGGCDCLEDRRMRDMFVGAAIRYNVETCQMVWVPRMTSSGLMVLYGFDFECETLHVFDPKRCTCGRELLESIHFDICDKLLQGMADCIESCFDGWEVDQSKWKFVCHEYLNEPIASADAVLYVIHYMMYFDGVCVRRPLRNADLYGMKLRLANMVLNMPGNVGHPPENVKNPEVEDTATLSSGAEPFAA encoded by the exons ATGGGCG GCACACCTGATAATATGCTGCCACCTAAGAAAAGGTCAACTAGCGATGCAATGTACGATCCGgacactaaagagttgatagtgtACACAGCAACGAAGT GCAAGAGGGCAAGGGCCGAGATTAATTATGTCGTTTGCGGGAGAAAGAAGGTGAATGTTTCTGAAAGGACAAAGTGCCCTTTCTCGCTTGAGGTTGGTTTCAGAGCACCGACAGATAAGGTTGCTGAGTTGGGGTACCGCAACATGATATTTGCGAAGCAGGCTGATATGAAGAA GCTCTGGGTTATACACCTGACACCAACACTTCTTAAGATGTCTGGATTTGACATGCTGACGGAGTTCCATAGGTATGGTTGCCTAGGGAAGAAGGGTTACATTGCTGTGACTAGGATGTTGGCAGATGGGGAGAATACATGGCATAGTGAGGGAGACCTGACGAGGTGGAGGCATCCGATGCCTCTCGAATGGGCA GAGGAAGTGATGGGTGGCTGTGATTGTCTTGAAGACAGAAGGATGAGGGACATGTTTGTTGGGGCAGCTATAAGATATAACGTCGAGACGTGCCAAATG GTTTGGGTACCCAGGATGACAAGCAGCGGGCTCATGGTCCTGTACGGGTTTGACTTCGAGTGTGAGACCCTGCATGTGTTTGATCCGAAGAGGTGCACATGTGGGAGGGAGCTTCTTGAATCCATCCACTTTGATATATGTGACAAGTTGCTTCAGGGCATGGCTGATTGCATAGAATCTTGCTTCGATGGTTGGGAAGTGGATCAATCGAAGTGGAAGTTTGTTTGCCATGAATATCTAAACGAGCCCATCGCAAG TGCCGATGCAGtgttgtatgtgatacactacatGATGTACTTCGATGGTGTGTGCGTTCGAAGGCCACTGCGGAAT GCTGACCTGTATGGCATGAAGCTGCGGTTGGCTAACATGGTGCTGAACATGCCTGGCAATGTTGGGCACCCTCCTGAGAATGTGAAAAATCCAGAGGTCGAGGATACGGCGACTTTGAGCTCGGGTGCAGAGCCGTTTGCAGCTTGA
- the LOC127299715 gene encoding uncharacterized protein isoform X2 translates to MDSMHQVAAPVGVSAEVQLPAMAEAGSVIVRACSNESLDSVVGKISYGSSEAWDDDLEDSADSKTMVVRVLDGDVVVIAKLLKNSRRRQ, encoded by the exons ATGGACTCCATGCATCAGGTAGCTGCACCTGTGGGCGTTTCAGCTGAGGTTCAGTTGCCGGCGATGGCGGAAGCTGGGAGTGTGATCGTGCGTGCCTGTTCCAACGAG AGTCTGGATTCGGTGGTAGGGAAGATATCATATGGAAGCAGCGAGGCGTGGGATGATGACCTAGAG GATTCTGCTGATTCAAAAACCATGGTTGTTCGTGTTCTGGACGGGGATGTGGTTGTCATCGCCAAGCTCCTCAAG AATTCGAGGCGGAGGCAATGA
- the LOC127299715 gene encoding uncharacterized protein isoform X1, giving the protein MDSMHQVAAPVGVSAEVQLPAMAEAGSVIVRACSNESLDSVVGKISYGSSEAWDDDLEDSADSKTMVVRVLDGDVVVIAKLLKRNLMLEFEAEAMSDAAAPACSSTASSEDSSCYNNLADSGGEATSRSSKRMKM; this is encoded by the exons ATGGACTCCATGCATCAGGTAGCTGCACCTGTGGGCGTTTCAGCTGAGGTTCAGTTGCCGGCGATGGCGGAAGCTGGGAGTGTGATCGTGCGTGCCTGTTCCAACGAG AGTCTGGATTCGGTGGTAGGGAAGATATCATATGGAAGCAGCGAGGCGTGGGATGATGACCTAGAG GATTCTGCTGATTCAAAAACCATGGTTGTTCGTGTTCTGGACGGGGATGTGGTTGTCATCGCCAAGCTCCTCAAG AGGAACCTGATGCTAGAATTCGAGGCGGAGGCAATGAGCGACGCTGCAGCACCGGCATGCTCATCAACTGCTTCAAGCGAGGACTCCAGCTGCTACAACAACCTCGCAGATTCGGGAGGGGAAGCAACAAGCCGGTCATCAAAGCGGATGAAAATGTAG
- the LOC127299713 gene encoding uncharacterized protein isoform X2 translates to MQGAWPVSGGLSGRSSGSASGVVDGDVFTLPADIGRMPKCGRSTLNSAFSAKDMAFAAEEMSARELGSVFDIGLAGVAKVDMFTHFNRDHSFFLLQCVDSNNGKLVLGHGRSVPVNGSNMSSILGLKEGGSVELEHIDGPPEAEEVYDARLMLGLSLGNTEIDTVALVSIVKEEHPAEPDEYHVNRFKLAYAMLAVSVFFRPGGKRWQVPRDAYLLAAMIPDLGNINWGNYVARGIIDGSFQVQKELANRSRGHSVYGCLYALEVLYFDHVAGGAYAVNPGLLPRVMQYGAASISMLIRQDTLNLATEKVYGMFMRNFSVAPLIQSRGIRIGLGSVAPSVGRMGIGIHGVGDCGSVASGTIPAVAAPTSEHRNVQVLQVSIEDVPKLVRSTEDWLKDAMAAEEVRSKERTSKFYAALSDDIQMNDPHVIDKVDAHEKKEEWLTLFHLKKMLEHLVERGVGQYVPGLLDKLAKINSSVDGTTAGVVSACVRSGLPICDMPGAVMQGTPVARGVHGRGQVGASCGVFAAHQGCIELLARVVVCRLLMVVVAQVLGFR, encoded by the exons ATGCAAGGGGCCTGGCCAGTTAGTGGTGGTCTCAGCGGGCGATCGTCTGGTTCGGCTAGCGGTGTAGTCGATGGGGATGTGTTCACCTTGCCGGCCGACATCGGCAGGATGCCGAAGTGCGGCCGCAGCACCTTGAACAGCGCCTTCTCGGCGAAGGACATGGCCTTTGCAGCTGAGGAGATGAGTGCTAGAGAGCTTGGGTCGGTATTTGACATTGGGCTGGCAGGGGTTGCTAAGGTTGACATGTTCACGCATTTTAACCGAGACCACTCGTTTTTCTTGCTGCAATGTGTCGACTCCAACAATGGTAAGTTAGTGTTGGGTCATGGTAGATCTGTTCCTGTAAATGGATCGAACATGAGCTCCATCCTTGGCCTGAAGGAAGGTGGATCTGTAGAACTAGAGCACATAGACGGTCCTCCAGAGGCAGAGGAGGTGTATGATGCAAGGTTGATGCTAGGGCTGAGTCTGGGCAACACTGAGATTGACACGGTTGCTCTGGTCAGTATTGTGAAAGAAGAACACCCAGCTGAACCAGATGAGTATCATGTGAACAGATTCAAGCTAGCGTATGCGATGCTAGCtgtttctgttttcttcaggccaGGTGGTAAGAGGTGGCAGGTGCCTCGTGATGCATATCTCCTTGCGGCCATGATTCCAGACCTTGGAAACATAAACTGGGGTAATTATGTTGCTCGTGGCATCATCGATGGTTCGTTCCAAGTTCAGAAGGAGTTGGCTAACCGGAGCAGGGGTCACAGTGTGTATGGATGCCTATATGCTTTAGAG GTGCTCTACTTCGACCATGTTGCTGGTGGAGCTTATGCAGTTAACCCAGGGCTCCTTCCAAGAGTGATGCAGTATGGCGCGGCGAGTATATCAATGCTGATAAGGCAAGACACACTTAACCTTGCTACCGAGAAAGTgtatggcatgttcatg CGGAACTTCAGTGTCGCCCCGCTCATCCAGTCACGGGGCATAAGAATAGGGCTGGGGAGTGTGGCTCCGTCAGTGGGCCGTATGGGCATTGGCATCCATGGGGTCGGGGACTGTGGTAGTGTAGCAAGCGGGACAATACCGGCAGTGGCAGCACCAACCAGTGAGCATCGGAATGTACAGGTTCTGCAGGTTAGCATCGAAGACGTGCCGAAGCTAGTTAGATCG ACAGAGGATTGGCTCAAGGATGCAATGGCAGCGGAAGAAGTAAGGAGCAAGGAGCGGACATCAAAGTTCTATGCTGCTTTATCGGATGACATCCAGATGAACGATCCCCATGTGATCGACAAGGTAGATGCCCACGAAAAGAAGGAGGAGTGGTTAACGTTATTCCATCTCAAGAAGATGCTTGAGCACCTGGTTGAAAGAGGCGTCGGCCAGTATGTACCTGGACTCCTAGATAAGCTGGCGAAGATAAACAGTTCTGTTGACG GTACAACTGCAGGAGTGGTATCTGCATGTGTCCGTAGCGGTCTACCTATATGTGACATGCCAGGAGCAGTCATGCAAG GGACTCCCGTGGCTCGCGGTGTGCATGGGAGGGGCCAGGTCGGTGCTAGCTGCGGTGTGTTTGCGGCACACCAGGGGTGCATAGAGTTGCTGGCTCGTGTAGTGGTGTGCAGGTTACTCATGGTAGTGGTAGCACAAGTTCTGGGGTTCAGGTGA
- the LOC127299713 gene encoding uncharacterized protein isoform X1, with the protein MQGAWPVSGGLSGRSSGSASGVVDGDVFTLPADIGRMPKCGRSTLNSAFSAKDMAFAAEEMSARELGSVFDIGLAGVAKVDMFTHFNRDHSFFLLQCVDSNNGKLVLGHGRSVPVNGSNMSSILGLKEGGSVELEHIDGPPEAEEVYDARLMLGLSLGNTEIDTVALVSIVKEEHPAEPDEYHVNRFKLAYAMLAVSVFFRPGGKRWQVPRDAYLLAAMIPDLGNINWGNYVARGIIDGSFQVQKELANRSRGHSVYGCLYALEVLYFDHVAGGAYAVNPGLLPRVMQYGAASISMLIRQDTLNLATEKVYGMFMRNFSVAPLIQSRGIRIGLGSVAPSVGRMGIGIHGVGDCGSVASGTIPAVAAPTSEHRNVQVLQVSIEDVPKLVRSTEDWLKDAMAAEEVRSKERTSKFYAALSDDIQMNDPHVIDKVDAHEKKEEWLTLFHLKKMLEHLVERGVGQYVPGLLDKLAKINSSVDGTTAGVVSACVRSGLPICDMPGAVMQGDGGTPVARGVHGRGQVGASCGVFAAHQGCIELLARVVVCRLLMVVVAQVLGFR; encoded by the exons ATGCAAGGGGCCTGGCCAGTTAGTGGTGGTCTCAGCGGGCGATCGTCTGGTTCGGCTAGCGGTGTAGTCGATGGGGATGTGTTCACCTTGCCGGCCGACATCGGCAGGATGCCGAAGTGCGGCCGCAGCACCTTGAACAGCGCCTTCTCGGCGAAGGACATGGCCTTTGCAGCTGAGGAGATGAGTGCTAGAGAGCTTGGGTCGGTATTTGACATTGGGCTGGCAGGGGTTGCTAAGGTTGACATGTTCACGCATTTTAACCGAGACCACTCGTTTTTCTTGCTGCAATGTGTCGACTCCAACAATGGTAAGTTAGTGTTGGGTCATGGTAGATCTGTTCCTGTAAATGGATCGAACATGAGCTCCATCCTTGGCCTGAAGGAAGGTGGATCTGTAGAACTAGAGCACATAGACGGTCCTCCAGAGGCAGAGGAGGTGTATGATGCAAGGTTGATGCTAGGGCTGAGTCTGGGCAACACTGAGATTGACACGGTTGCTCTGGTCAGTATTGTGAAAGAAGAACACCCAGCTGAACCAGATGAGTATCATGTGAACAGATTCAAGCTAGCGTATGCGATGCTAGCtgtttctgttttcttcaggccaGGTGGTAAGAGGTGGCAGGTGCCTCGTGATGCATATCTCCTTGCGGCCATGATTCCAGACCTTGGAAACATAAACTGGGGTAATTATGTTGCTCGTGGCATCATCGATGGTTCGTTCCAAGTTCAGAAGGAGTTGGCTAACCGGAGCAGGGGTCACAGTGTGTATGGATGCCTATATGCTTTAGAG GTGCTCTACTTCGACCATGTTGCTGGTGGAGCTTATGCAGTTAACCCAGGGCTCCTTCCAAGAGTGATGCAGTATGGCGCGGCGAGTATATCAATGCTGATAAGGCAAGACACACTTAACCTTGCTACCGAGAAAGTgtatggcatgttcatg CGGAACTTCAGTGTCGCCCCGCTCATCCAGTCACGGGGCATAAGAATAGGGCTGGGGAGTGTGGCTCCGTCAGTGGGCCGTATGGGCATTGGCATCCATGGGGTCGGGGACTGTGGTAGTGTAGCAAGCGGGACAATACCGGCAGTGGCAGCACCAACCAGTGAGCATCGGAATGTACAGGTTCTGCAGGTTAGCATCGAAGACGTGCCGAAGCTAGTTAGATCG ACAGAGGATTGGCTCAAGGATGCAATGGCAGCGGAAGAAGTAAGGAGCAAGGAGCGGACATCAAAGTTCTATGCTGCTTTATCGGATGACATCCAGATGAACGATCCCCATGTGATCGACAAGGTAGATGCCCACGAAAAGAAGGAGGAGTGGTTAACGTTATTCCATCTCAAGAAGATGCTTGAGCACCTGGTTGAAAGAGGCGTCGGCCAGTATGTACCTGGACTCCTAGATAAGCTGGCGAAGATAAACAGTTCTGTTGACG GTACAACTGCAGGAGTGGTATCTGCATGTGTCCGTAGCGGTCTACCTATATGTGACATGCCAGGAGCAGTCATGCAAGGTGATGGAG GGACTCCCGTGGCTCGCGGTGTGCATGGGAGGGGCCAGGTCGGTGCTAGCTGCGGTGTGTTTGCGGCACACCAGGGGTGCATAGAGTTGCTGGCTCGTGTAGTGGTGTGCAGGTTACTCATGGTAGTGGTAGCACAAGTTCTGGGGTTCAGGTGA